The sequence TGCACCGTCAGGCGCACCATCTCGGGCGGATGCTGATCCCGATGCTCATCGCGTTGCCGTGCGGTGCGCTGGTCAGCATCGGAACCGGTGTGCTGATCGTCCGGGCTCTCGGCGGTTCGCACGCCCTGCAGTTGTCGATGGCTCCCAAGGCCGCCACGACTCCGGTGAGCATTGCCGTGTCCCAGACGATCGGTGGACTTCCTCCGCTCACGGCAGTGCTGACCATCATCGCCGGCATCCTCGGTGCGGTCGCGGCGCCGGCGGTCCTGGATCTGGCGCGGGTACGCGACCGTCGCGCCCGCGGGCTGGCGATCGGCGCGGTGTCGCACGGGATCGGCACGTCGCGTGCCTTGCGGGAGCACTCGACAGAGGGTGCGTTCTCGGGACTGTCGATGGG comes from Nocardioides baekrokdamisoli and encodes:
- a CDS encoding LrgB family protein, whose amino-acid sequence is MFLTIAGYRLGLEVQKRARGHALAQPVLVAVVAIALAMWALDVDYAHYLNGASVIGFFLGPATVALAVPLHRQAHHLGRMLIPMLIALPCGALVSIGTGVLIVRALGGSHALQLSMAPKAATTPVSIAVSQTIGGLPPLTAVLTIIAGILGAVAAPAVLDLARVRDRRARGLAIGAVSHGIGTSRALREHSTEGAFSGLSMGLTALVISVLTPIVLMIL